A region from the Leopardus geoffroyi isolate Oge1 chromosome C2, O.geoffroyi_Oge1_pat1.0, whole genome shotgun sequence genome encodes:
- the FTCD gene encoding formimidoyltransferase-cyclodeaminase isoform X3, with protein MGGPRQVDKGPARHCRATVPPSLGLPCERSTGIEAQTMSQLVECVPNFSEGNKQEVIDAISRAVAQTPGCVLLDVDAGPSTNRTVYTFVGQPKDVVEGALNAARAAFRLIDMSQHKGEHPRMGALDVCPFIPVRGVTMDECVLCAQAFGQRLAEELGVPVYLYGEAAQTAGRRTLPAIRAGEYEALPEKLKQAEWAPDFGPSSFVPSWGATVTGARKFLIAFNINLLSTKEQAHRIALNLREQGRGKDQPGRLQKVQGIGWYLDEKNLAQVSTNLLDFEVTALHTVYEETCREAQELSLPVVGSQLVGLVPLKALLDAAAFYCKKENLFILEEEHRIRLVVNRLGLDSLSPFNPKERIIEYLVPNSGPEQSLVSKSLCAFVREVGARSAAPGGGSVAAASAAMGAALASMAGLMTYGRRQFEHLDATVRRLIPPFHAASAELTALVDADARAFQAYLEATKLPKDTPEDRDRWRPKPWRQACLGHISMCSST; from the exons ATGGGAGGGCCCCGCCAGGTGGATAAAGGCCCCGCCAGGCACTGCAGAGCCACCGTCCCTCCTTCCCTCGGTCTGCCCTGTGAGAGGAGTACCGGGATCGAGGCCCAGACCATGTCCCAGCTGGTGGAGTGTGTTCCCAACTTCTCCGAGGGGAACAAGCAGGAG GTGATTGACGCCATCTCCCGAGCCGTGGCGCAGACCCCGGGCTGTGTGCTGCTAGATGTGGACGCGGGCCCCTCCACCAACCGCACCGTCTACACCTTTGTAGGGCAACCCAAGGACGTGGTGGAGGGGGCCCTCAATGCTGCGCGGGCTGCCTTCCGGCTCATCGACATGAGCCAGCACAAAG GGGAGCACCCTCGGATGGGAGCCCTGGACGTGTGCCCCTTCATCCCGGTGAGGGGCGTCACCATGGACGAGTGTGTGCTCTGTGCCCAGGCCTTTGGCCAGCGACTGGCGGAGGAACTGGGTGTGCCGG TGTACCTCTATGGGGAGGCGGCGCAGACAGCCGGTCGTCGGACCCTGCCGGCCATCCGGGCCGGGGAGTACGAGGCCCTCCCTGAGAAG CTCAAGCAGGCCGAGTGGGCGCCTGACTTTGGTCCCAGCTCCTTCGTCCCCAGCTGGGGAGCCACTGTCACAGGGGCACGGAAGTTCCTCATTGCGTTCAACATCAACCTGCTCAGCACCAAGGAGCAGGCCCACCGCATCGCCCTCAACCTCCGGGAGCAAGGGCGCGGGAAGGACCAG CCAGGACGCCTGCAAAAGGTTCAGGGCATTGGCTGGTACTTGGATGAGAAGAACCTGGCCCAAGTGTCCACAAACCTCCTGGACTTTGAGGTCACAGCACTGCATACGGTCTATGAGGAGACCTGCAGAGAGGCCCAG GAGCTGAGCCTTCCGGTGGTGGGCTCACAGCTGGTGGGCTTGGTGCCTCTGAAGGCCCTTCTGGATGCCGCTGCCTTCTACTGCAAGAAGGAGAATCTCTTCATCCTGGAGGAGGAGCACCGCATCAGGCTG GTGGTGAACCGGCTGGGCCTGGACTCTCTATCCCCTTTCAACCCTAAGGAGAGGATCATCGA GTACCTGGTCCCCAACAGTGGGCCTGAGCAGAGCCTGGTGAGCAAGTCTCTGTGTGCCTTCGTCCGTGAGGTGGGCGCCCGCTCGGCGGCCCCGGGGGGTGGCTCGGTGGCAGCGGCCAGTGCAGCCATG GGTGCCGCGCTGGCCTCCATGGCCGGCCTGATGACCTATGGGCGGCGCCAGTTTGAACACCTGGATGCCACCGTGCGGCGCCTGATCCCGCCCTTCCACGCGGCCTCTGCTGAGCTGACCGCGCTGGTGGACGCGGATGCCCGGGCCTTCCAGGCCTACCTG GAGGCAACGAAGCTGCCCAAGGACACACCTGAGGACAGGGACAG GTGGCGGCCAAAGCCCTGGAGACAGGCGTGTTTGGGGCATATTTCAATGTGCTCATCAACCTGA
- the FTCD gene encoding formimidoyltransferase-cyclodeaminase isoform X4, translated as MGGPRQVDKGPARHCRATVPPSLGLPCERSTGIEAQTMSQLVECVPNFSEGNKQEVIDAISRAVAQTPGCVLLDVDAGPSTNRTVYTFVGQPKDVVEGALNAARAAFRLIDMSQHKGEHPRMGALDVCPFIPVRGVTMDECVLCAQAFGQRLAEELGVPVYLYGEAAQTAGRRTLPAIRAGEYEALPEKLKQAEWAPDFGPSSFVPSWGATVTGARKFLIAFNINLLSTKEQAHRIALNLREQGRGKDQPGRLQKVQGIGWYLDEKNLAQVSTNLLDFEVTALHTVYEETCREAQELSLPVVGSQLVGLVPLKALLDAAAFYCKKENLFILEEEHRIRLVVNRLGLDSLSPFNPKERIIEYLVPNSGPEQSLVSKSLCAFVREVGARSAAPGGGSVAAASAAMGAALASMAGLMTYGRRQFEHLDATVRRLIPPFHAASAELTALVDADARAFQAYLEATKLPKDTPEDRDRRAAALQEGLRQAVAVPLALAEKVASLWPALQELAQCGNLACRSDLQVAAKALETGVFGAYFNVLINLKDVTDSAFKEQPPAGSQDPGSAGAGPLGGPAGVRTPETSWALHPSVPLPLPRRVQPRPTAQDSLQSPPLWGPGWAGWGQGSVWGGRTTSRHLFWLLVKSRHTNSVVCLGLECVWGWKCVWGKKGKVQLRGRGWGAHDKCTWGQVVRGSVGTA; from the exons ATGGGAGGGCCCCGCCAGGTGGATAAAGGCCCCGCCAGGCACTGCAGAGCCACCGTCCCTCCTTCCCTCGGTCTGCCCTGTGAGAGGAGTACCGGGATCGAGGCCCAGACCATGTCCCAGCTGGTGGAGTGTGTTCCCAACTTCTCCGAGGGGAACAAGCAGGAG GTGATTGACGCCATCTCCCGAGCCGTGGCGCAGACCCCGGGCTGTGTGCTGCTAGATGTGGACGCGGGCCCCTCCACCAACCGCACCGTCTACACCTTTGTAGGGCAACCCAAGGACGTGGTGGAGGGGGCCCTCAATGCTGCGCGGGCTGCCTTCCGGCTCATCGACATGAGCCAGCACAAAG GGGAGCACCCTCGGATGGGAGCCCTGGACGTGTGCCCCTTCATCCCGGTGAGGGGCGTCACCATGGACGAGTGTGTGCTCTGTGCCCAGGCCTTTGGCCAGCGACTGGCGGAGGAACTGGGTGTGCCGG TGTACCTCTATGGGGAGGCGGCGCAGACAGCCGGTCGTCGGACCCTGCCGGCCATCCGGGCCGGGGAGTACGAGGCCCTCCCTGAGAAG CTCAAGCAGGCCGAGTGGGCGCCTGACTTTGGTCCCAGCTCCTTCGTCCCCAGCTGGGGAGCCACTGTCACAGGGGCACGGAAGTTCCTCATTGCGTTCAACATCAACCTGCTCAGCACCAAGGAGCAGGCCCACCGCATCGCCCTCAACCTCCGGGAGCAAGGGCGCGGGAAGGACCAG CCAGGACGCCTGCAAAAGGTTCAGGGCATTGGCTGGTACTTGGATGAGAAGAACCTGGCCCAAGTGTCCACAAACCTCCTGGACTTTGAGGTCACAGCACTGCATACGGTCTATGAGGAGACCTGCAGAGAGGCCCAG GAGCTGAGCCTTCCGGTGGTGGGCTCACAGCTGGTGGGCTTGGTGCCTCTGAAGGCCCTTCTGGATGCCGCTGCCTTCTACTGCAAGAAGGAGAATCTCTTCATCCTGGAGGAGGAGCACCGCATCAGGCTG GTGGTGAACCGGCTGGGCCTGGACTCTCTATCCCCTTTCAACCCTAAGGAGAGGATCATCGA GTACCTGGTCCCCAACAGTGGGCCTGAGCAGAGCCTGGTGAGCAAGTCTCTGTGTGCCTTCGTCCGTGAGGTGGGCGCCCGCTCGGCGGCCCCGGGGGGTGGCTCGGTGGCAGCGGCCAGTGCAGCCATG GGTGCCGCGCTGGCCTCCATGGCCGGCCTGATGACCTATGGGCGGCGCCAGTTTGAACACCTGGATGCCACCGTGCGGCGCCTGATCCCGCCCTTCCACGCGGCCTCTGCTGAGCTGACCGCGCTGGTGGACGCGGATGCCCGGGCCTTCCAGGCCTACCTG GAGGCAACGAAGCTGCCCAAGGACACACCTGAGGACAGGGACAG GCGTGCGGCTGCCCTGCAGGAGGGGCTGAGGCAGGCGGTGGCCGTGCCCCTGGCGCTAGCAGAGAAGGTGGCCTCGCTGTGGCCCGCGCTGCAGGAGCTGGCACAGTGTGGAAACCTGGCCTGCCGGTCCGATCTGCAG GTGGCGGCCAAAGCCCTGGAGACAGGCGTGTTTGGGGCATATTTCAATGTGCTCATCAACCTGAAGGATGTCACCGACAGCGCGTTTAAGGAGCAG CCTCCTGCAGGAAGCCAAGACCCAGGCAGCGCTGGTGCTGGACCGCTTGGAGGCCCGGCAGGAGTGAGGACGCCGGAGACCTCGTGGGCTCTGCACccctcagtgcccctcccccttcccagaaGGGTCCAGCCTCGCCCGACAGCACAGGACAGCCTCCAGTCACCACCACTGTGGGGCCCGGGGTGGGCTGGGTGGGGCCAGGGCTCTGTTTGGGGTGGCAGAACCACCTCCCGCCATCTCTTCTGGCTTCTAGTAAAGTCACGGCATACCAATAGTGTAGTGTGTTTGGGGCTGGAGTGTGTTTGGGGCTGGAAGTGTGtttgggggaagaagggaaaggtcCAGCTACGTGGGCGGGGATGGGGGGCTCATGACAAGTGCACATGGGGGCAGGTGGTCAGAGGAAGTGTGGGCACAGCATGA
- the FTCD gene encoding formimidoyltransferase-cyclodeaminase isoform X2 — protein sequence MGGPRQVDKGPARHCRATVPPSLGLPCERSTGIEAQTMSQLVECVPNFSEGNKQEVIDAISRAVAQTPGCVLLDVDAGPSTNRTVYTFVGQPKDVVEGALNAARAAFRLIDMSQHKGEHPRMGALDVCPFIPVRGVTMDECVLCAQAFGQRLAEELGVPVYLYGEAAQTAGRRTLPAIRAGEYEALPEKLKQAEWAPDFGPSSFVPSWGATVTGARKFLIAFNINLLSTKEQAHRIALNLREQGRGKDQPGRLQKVQGIGWYLDEKNLAQVSTNLLDFEVTALHTVYEETCREAQELSLPVVGSQLVGLVPLKALLDAAAFYCKKENLFILEEEHRIRLVVNRLGLDSLSPFNPKERIIEYLVPNSGPEQSLVSKSLCAFVREVGARSAAPGGGSVAAASAAMGAALASMAGLMTYGRRQFEHLDATVRRLIPPFHAASAELTALVDADARAFQAYLEATKLPKDTPEDRDRRAAALQEGLRQAVAVPLALAEKVASLWPALQELAQCGNLACRSDLQVAAKALETGVFGAYFNVLINLKDVTDSAFKEQLQPL from the exons ATGGGAGGGCCCCGCCAGGTGGATAAAGGCCCCGCCAGGCACTGCAGAGCCACCGTCCCTCCTTCCCTCGGTCTGCCCTGTGAGAGGAGTACCGGGATCGAGGCCCAGACCATGTCCCAGCTGGTGGAGTGTGTTCCCAACTTCTCCGAGGGGAACAAGCAGGAG GTGATTGACGCCATCTCCCGAGCCGTGGCGCAGACCCCGGGCTGTGTGCTGCTAGATGTGGACGCGGGCCCCTCCACCAACCGCACCGTCTACACCTTTGTAGGGCAACCCAAGGACGTGGTGGAGGGGGCCCTCAATGCTGCGCGGGCTGCCTTCCGGCTCATCGACATGAGCCAGCACAAAG GGGAGCACCCTCGGATGGGAGCCCTGGACGTGTGCCCCTTCATCCCGGTGAGGGGCGTCACCATGGACGAGTGTGTGCTCTGTGCCCAGGCCTTTGGCCAGCGACTGGCGGAGGAACTGGGTGTGCCGG TGTACCTCTATGGGGAGGCGGCGCAGACAGCCGGTCGTCGGACCCTGCCGGCCATCCGGGCCGGGGAGTACGAGGCCCTCCCTGAGAAG CTCAAGCAGGCCGAGTGGGCGCCTGACTTTGGTCCCAGCTCCTTCGTCCCCAGCTGGGGAGCCACTGTCACAGGGGCACGGAAGTTCCTCATTGCGTTCAACATCAACCTGCTCAGCACCAAGGAGCAGGCCCACCGCATCGCCCTCAACCTCCGGGAGCAAGGGCGCGGGAAGGACCAG CCAGGACGCCTGCAAAAGGTTCAGGGCATTGGCTGGTACTTGGATGAGAAGAACCTGGCCCAAGTGTCCACAAACCTCCTGGACTTTGAGGTCACAGCACTGCATACGGTCTATGAGGAGACCTGCAGAGAGGCCCAG GAGCTGAGCCTTCCGGTGGTGGGCTCACAGCTGGTGGGCTTGGTGCCTCTGAAGGCCCTTCTGGATGCCGCTGCCTTCTACTGCAAGAAGGAGAATCTCTTCATCCTGGAGGAGGAGCACCGCATCAGGCTG GTGGTGAACCGGCTGGGCCTGGACTCTCTATCCCCTTTCAACCCTAAGGAGAGGATCATCGA GTACCTGGTCCCCAACAGTGGGCCTGAGCAGAGCCTGGTGAGCAAGTCTCTGTGTGCCTTCGTCCGTGAGGTGGGCGCCCGCTCGGCGGCCCCGGGGGGTGGCTCGGTGGCAGCGGCCAGTGCAGCCATG GGTGCCGCGCTGGCCTCCATGGCCGGCCTGATGACCTATGGGCGGCGCCAGTTTGAACACCTGGATGCCACCGTGCGGCGCCTGATCCCGCCCTTCCACGCGGCCTCTGCTGAGCTGACCGCGCTGGTGGACGCGGATGCCCGGGCCTTCCAGGCCTACCTG GAGGCAACGAAGCTGCCCAAGGACACACCTGAGGACAGGGACAG GCGTGCGGCTGCCCTGCAGGAGGGGCTGAGGCAGGCGGTGGCCGTGCCCCTGGCGCTAGCAGAGAAGGTGGCCTCGCTGTGGCCCGCGCTGCAGGAGCTGGCACAGTGTGGAAACCTGGCCTGCCGGTCCGATCTGCAG GTGGCGGCCAAAGCCCTGGAGACAGGCGTGTTTGGGGCATATTTCAATGTGCTCATCAACCTGAAGGATGTCACCGACAGCGCGTTTAAGGAGCAG CTTCAGCCTCTGTGA
- the FTCD gene encoding formimidoyltransferase-cyclodeaminase isoform X1, with protein MGGPRQVDKGPARHCRATVPPSLGLPCERSTGIEAQTMSQLVECVPNFSEGNKQEVIDAISRAVAQTPGCVLLDVDAGPSTNRTVYTFVGQPKDVVEGALNAARAAFRLIDMSQHKGEHPRMGALDVCPFIPVRGVTMDECVLCAQAFGQRLAEELGVPVYLYGEAAQTAGRRTLPAIRAGEYEALPEKLKQAEWAPDFGPSSFVPSWGATVTGARKFLIAFNINLLSTKEQAHRIALNLREQGRGKDQPGRLQKVQGIGWYLDEKNLAQVSTNLLDFEVTALHTVYEETCREAQELSLPVVGSQLVGLVPLKALLDAAAFYCKKENLFILEEEHRIRLVVNRLGLDSLSPFNPKERIIEYLVPNSGPEQSLVSKSLCAFVREVGARSAAPGGGSVAAASAAMGAALASMAGLMTYGRRQFEHLDATVRRLIPPFHAASAELTALVDADARAFQAYLEATKLPKDTPEDRDRRAAALQEGLRQAVAVPLALAEKVASLWPALQELAQCGNLACRSDLQVAAKALETGVFGAYFNVLINLKDVTDSAFKEQTRQHISSLLQEAKTQAALVLDRLEARQE; from the exons ATGGGAGGGCCCCGCCAGGTGGATAAAGGCCCCGCCAGGCACTGCAGAGCCACCGTCCCTCCTTCCCTCGGTCTGCCCTGTGAGAGGAGTACCGGGATCGAGGCCCAGACCATGTCCCAGCTGGTGGAGTGTGTTCCCAACTTCTCCGAGGGGAACAAGCAGGAG GTGATTGACGCCATCTCCCGAGCCGTGGCGCAGACCCCGGGCTGTGTGCTGCTAGATGTGGACGCGGGCCCCTCCACCAACCGCACCGTCTACACCTTTGTAGGGCAACCCAAGGACGTGGTGGAGGGGGCCCTCAATGCTGCGCGGGCTGCCTTCCGGCTCATCGACATGAGCCAGCACAAAG GGGAGCACCCTCGGATGGGAGCCCTGGACGTGTGCCCCTTCATCCCGGTGAGGGGCGTCACCATGGACGAGTGTGTGCTCTGTGCCCAGGCCTTTGGCCAGCGACTGGCGGAGGAACTGGGTGTGCCGG TGTACCTCTATGGGGAGGCGGCGCAGACAGCCGGTCGTCGGACCCTGCCGGCCATCCGGGCCGGGGAGTACGAGGCCCTCCCTGAGAAG CTCAAGCAGGCCGAGTGGGCGCCTGACTTTGGTCCCAGCTCCTTCGTCCCCAGCTGGGGAGCCACTGTCACAGGGGCACGGAAGTTCCTCATTGCGTTCAACATCAACCTGCTCAGCACCAAGGAGCAGGCCCACCGCATCGCCCTCAACCTCCGGGAGCAAGGGCGCGGGAAGGACCAG CCAGGACGCCTGCAAAAGGTTCAGGGCATTGGCTGGTACTTGGATGAGAAGAACCTGGCCCAAGTGTCCACAAACCTCCTGGACTTTGAGGTCACAGCACTGCATACGGTCTATGAGGAGACCTGCAGAGAGGCCCAG GAGCTGAGCCTTCCGGTGGTGGGCTCACAGCTGGTGGGCTTGGTGCCTCTGAAGGCCCTTCTGGATGCCGCTGCCTTCTACTGCAAGAAGGAGAATCTCTTCATCCTGGAGGAGGAGCACCGCATCAGGCTG GTGGTGAACCGGCTGGGCCTGGACTCTCTATCCCCTTTCAACCCTAAGGAGAGGATCATCGA GTACCTGGTCCCCAACAGTGGGCCTGAGCAGAGCCTGGTGAGCAAGTCTCTGTGTGCCTTCGTCCGTGAGGTGGGCGCCCGCTCGGCGGCCCCGGGGGGTGGCTCGGTGGCAGCGGCCAGTGCAGCCATG GGTGCCGCGCTGGCCTCCATGGCCGGCCTGATGACCTATGGGCGGCGCCAGTTTGAACACCTGGATGCCACCGTGCGGCGCCTGATCCCGCCCTTCCACGCGGCCTCTGCTGAGCTGACCGCGCTGGTGGACGCGGATGCCCGGGCCTTCCAGGCCTACCTG GAGGCAACGAAGCTGCCCAAGGACACACCTGAGGACAGGGACAG GCGTGCGGCTGCCCTGCAGGAGGGGCTGAGGCAGGCGGTGGCCGTGCCCCTGGCGCTAGCAGAGAAGGTGGCCTCGCTGTGGCCCGCGCTGCAGGAGCTGGCACAGTGTGGAAACCTGGCCTGCCGGTCCGATCTGCAG GTGGCGGCCAAAGCCCTGGAGACAGGCGTGTTTGGGGCATATTTCAATGTGCTCATCAACCTGAAGGATGTCACCGACAGCGCGTTTAAGGAGCAG ACCCGCCAGCACATCTCCAGCCTCCTGCAGGAAGCCAAGACCCAGGCAGCGCTGGTGCTGGACCGCTTGGAGGCCCGGCAGGAGTGA
- the LOC123610447 gene encoding small nuclear ribonucleoprotein G-like — translation MSKAPPTGLEKFMDKKLLLKLNGGRHSQGNCGGVDPFMNLVIDECVVTATSGRQNDIRMAVIPESHVIVLGALERA, via the coding sequence ATGAGCAAAGCTCCCCCCACCGGGCTGGAAAAATTTATGGACAAGaaattattattgaaattaaaCGGTGGCAGACACTCCCAAGGAAACTGTGGGGGGGTTGATCCCTTCATGAATCTCGTGATAGATGAATGTGTGGTGACGGCAACTAGTGGGCGACAGAACGACATTAGAATGGCGGTAATTCCAGAAAGTCATGTCATCGTGTTAGGAGCCTTGGAACGAGCATAA